One region of Populus trichocarpa isolate Nisqually-1 chromosome 4, P.trichocarpa_v4.1, whole genome shotgun sequence genomic DNA includes:
- the LOC7479051 gene encoding uncharacterized protein At4g22160, with product MADAADRTRQNRAEENRLKHACDAGMVSGEIPSDSEDSNNPPSSDSVSSVSPPRLADLAANFRVFSETMARMDLAEMEMIKAREASRLEAEKRRMELEAELTRMMLQTRLRIASIVAGKGMGSKRKRAGEEDEEMPISSREGALLLNLLQCNNFF from the exons ATGGCAGACGCAGCCGATCGAACCAGACAGAACAGGGCCGAGGAGAACCGCTTAAAGCATGCTTGCGACGCTGGAATGGTGTCTGGTGAAATCCCTTCAGACAGTGAGGATTCTAATAATCCACCGAGTTCTGACTCTGTAAGCTCCGTGTCACCACCAAGACTTGCTGATCTTGCAGCGAACTTCCGAGTCTTTTCTGAGACAATGGCAAGGATGGACCTTGCGGAGATGGAGATGATCAAGGCAAGAGAGGCTTCAAGGTTGGAGGCAGAGAAGAGGAGGATGGAGTTGGAGGCTGAGTTGACTCGAATGATGCTGCAGACTCGGTTGCGGATTGCTTCGATTGTGGCAGGGAAAGGAATGGGAAGCAAGAGGAAACGAGCTGGTGAAGAAGACGAGGAGATGCCCATCTCGTCAAG GGAAGGAGCTTTGCTACTAAATTTGCTACAATGCAACAACTTCTTTTGA